The following proteins are encoded in a genomic region of Gossypium hirsutum isolate 1008001.06 chromosome D05, Gossypium_hirsutum_v2.1, whole genome shotgun sequence:
- the LOC107906597 gene encoding protein OCTOPUS, with product MTSQPQPQQHRRQSRCLSTCHRHPTTAPITGFCASCLRERLAGIQDNCPTPSTSQLRRSKSCSGGPAPSSASAASEPRRKSCDVRAHSSLHDLFAIDDKITTLNLNHPPSKVEAVQGFEEEEEEEGELKTMKEFIDLEWGSKKASGRSLWEAASVFSKRLRQWRKKQSKRKEKNEASVLEKANKKGLRETQSEIGEYGLFGRRSCDTDPRLSVDDARYSFEEPRASWDGCLIGKQKPKANEEANVGEERLSAVKEEEKISPGESAQTRDCYADSLTTRRKSFDRSSSSRKISMGEANAEVSPGAVGLFHGAKLLVTEKELRDSNWYSNVESGSKGVEFVASGVGQKGFTLKKAKGWKNVWSMWGLIQRRKQSEFGDEEKTVGGYVGDGRLAESFQKLTRVANGDEDRGTRDVSVGTLAESLQKLRGLANGDEGKVVGGNVADHGTLAESLNKLRKVANGGSYGTVVSQKLMKSYSVSARNSVDGSSFYGTSMPECNSKGDGEKRRDNSMLQQNRSVRYSPNNLDHGLLRFYLTPLRSYRRSKSGRSKLRNSNSVSGTVL from the coding sequence ATGACTTCGCAACCCCAGCCTCAACAGCACCGCCGTCAGAGCCGTTGTCTCTCCACCTGTCACCGCCACCCGACTACCGCACCCATTACTGGGTTCTGTGCATCATGTCTTCGGGAACGTCTAGCAGGCATCCAGGACAACTGCCCCACTCCTTCAACCTCCCAGCTCCGCCGCTCCAAGTCATGCTCCGGTGGTCCTGCCCCATCCTCCGCCTCTGCCGCCTCCGAGCCCCGCCGTAAATCTTGCGACGTAAGGGCTCACAGTTCACTACATGACCTTTTCGCCATCGATGACAAAATAACAACCCTCAATCTCAATCACCCTCCTTCAAAAGTTGAAGCTGTTCAaggttttgaagaagaagaagaagaggaaggagaattgaaaaccatgaaagaATTCATAGATCTCGAATGGGGCAGCAAAAAAGCTTCAGGGAGATCTTTATGGGAAGCTGCTTCAGTATTTAGCAAGAGATTGAGGCAATGGCggaaaaaacaaagcaaaaggaAGGAGAAAAATGAGGCTTCGGTTCTTGAGAAGGCAAACAAAAAGGGGTTAAGAGAGACTCAGTCGGAGATCGGGGAATATGGGTTGTTTGGAAGAAGATCTTGTGATACTGATCCTAGATTATCAGTTGATGATGCGAGGTATTCCTTTGAAGAGCCAAGGGCTTCTTGGGACGGTTGTTTGATTGGGAAACAGAAGCCAAAAGCTAACGAGGAAGCAAATGTTGGGGAAGAGAGATTGAGTGCTGTAAAAGAGGAAGAAAAGATTAGCCCTGGTGAGTCAGCTCAAACGAGAGATTGTTATGCGGATTCATTGACTACAAGGAGGAAGAGTTTCGACCGGTCCAGTTCGAGTAGGAAGATTTCTATGGGGGAAGCGAATGCTGAAGTGTCTCCCGGGGCTGTTGGGTTGTTTCACGGGGCGAAGCTGTTGGTTACCGAGAAAGAATTAAGGGATTCCAATTGGTATTCGAATGTGGAATCTGGATCTAAGGGTGTTGAGTTTGTTGCTTCTGGGGTTGGTCAAAAAGGGTTTACTTTGAAGAAGGCAAAGGGGTGGAAAAACGTTTGGAGTATGTGGGGTTTGATACAGAGGCGAAAACAGAGTGAATTCGGAGATGAAGAGAAGACTGTCGGAGGATATGTAGGTGACGGGAGGCTGGCAGAGTCATTTCAGAAACTTACGAGGGTGGCCAATGGGGATGAAGATAGAGGTACTAGAGATGTGAGTGTAGGGACACTAGCGGAGTCATTGCAAAAATTAAGGGGGTTGGCTAATGGAGATGAAGGTAAAGTTGTAGGAGGGAATGTGGCTGATCATGGGACACTAGCCGAGTCCTTGAACAAGTTAAGAAAGGTTGCCAATGGAGGTTCATATGGGACTGTTGTGAGCCAGAAGCTTATGAAGAGCTATAGTGTTAGTGCTAGGAATTCAGTGGATGGATCATCTTTTTATGGAACAAGTATGCCCGAGTGTAACTCTAAAGGTGATGGTGAAAAGAGAAGGGATAATTCTATGTTGCAGCAGAATAGGAGTGTCAGGTATTCACCTAATAACCTCGATCATGGCTTACTGCGGTTCTACTTGACTCCATTGAGGAGTTATAGGAGAAGCAAATCTGGAAGAAGTAAGCTAAGAAACTCAAACTCTGTTAGTGGAACTGTACTGTAA
- the LOC107906596 gene encoding protein GRAVITROPIC IN THE LIGHT 1 has protein sequence MATKVSNFSDLIQRVAASCLLHPLAAGRQESGEADALTDDIIEEDPDEEEYYEYNNSSEDEEKENGVKGAEKSRRIATVWNNNGEKTKEMVTLMEEVFEAVAEMKKAYVRLQEAHCPWDPERMRAADVAVVGELRRLGVLRERFRRGTRGGGGRGKGHVAMLKEVVAPYEAAVEDLKREVKVKEVEIENLKEKLNTVTCLSNGGKKGRSLSKRKVSCSQVLGAAPVPTPELFEATMCQVKEASKSFTSLLLSLMREARWDIAAAVRSIEAATAAHDTTAYTTTITPSVIANHHAKYALESYVSRKIFQGFDHETFYMDGSLSSLLNPDQYHRECFTQYRDMKAMDPVELLGILPTCNFGKFCSKKYLAIVHPKMEESLFGDLEQRNQVMVGNHPRSQFYGEFLGLAKAIWLLHLLAFSLDPSPSQFEASRGAEFHPHYMESVGKISGGRVPTGQIVGFPVSPGFKLGNGSVVKARVYLVART, from the exons ATGGCGACCAAAGTATCGAACTTTTCGGATCTGATACAACGTGTTGCAGCTTCTTGTTTATTGCACCCGCTCGCCGCCGGTAGGCAAGAATCCGGCGAAGCTGACGCCCTGACTGACGATATTATTGAGGAGGACCCTGATGAAGAAGAATACTACGAGTATAACAATTCGAGTGAGGATGAAGAGAAAGAAAATGGGGTGAAGGGGGCGGAAAAGTCGAGGAGAATAGCGACAGTTTGGAACAATAACGGAGAGAAAACGAAGGAAATGGTGACGTTAATGGAGGAGGTTTTCGAGGCGGTGGCGGAAATGAAGAAGGCTTACGTAAGGTTACAAGAGGCGCATTGTCCGTGGGACCCGGAGAGGATGAGGGCGGCTGACGTTGCGGTGGTGGGTGAGCTGAGGAGGCTTGGGGTGTTGAGGGAAAGGTTTAGGAGAGGGACGCGCGGTGGTGGCGGTCGAGGGAAAGGACACGTGGCTATGCTGAAGGAAGTGGTGGCGCCATACGAGGCGGCGGTGGAGGACTTGAAGAGGGAAGTGAAGGTTAAGGAGGTGGAGATCGAGAACCTGAAAGAGAAGCTCAACACTGTCACTTGCCTTTCCAATGGCGGAAAGAAAGGACGGAGTCTTTCCAAGAGGAAAGTCAGCTGCAGTCAAG TACTTGGAGCAGCGCCAGTACCAACACCAGAGCTGTTCGAGGCTACAATGTGTCAGGTGAAGGAAGCATCAAAGTCCTTCACATCTCTCCTCCTTTCCCTCATGCGCGAGGCTCGCTGGGATATTGCTGCCGCTGTCCGATCTATTGAAGCTGCAACAGCTGCTCATGATACCACCGCTTATACCACCACGATAACTCCCTCTGTTATTGCAAATCACCATGCCAAGTACGCGCTCGAGTCGTATGTTTCACGCAAAATTTTTCAAGGATTCGACCACGAGACTTTCTACATGGATGGCAGCCTTTCTTCCTTACTTAATCCCGATCAGTACCATCGGGAGTGCTTCACTCAATACCGTGACATGAAAGCAATGGATCCGGTTGAACTTCTCGGAATCTTGCCTACCTGCAATTTTGGCAAGTTCTGCTCGAAAAAGTACCTTGCCATCGTTCATCCCAAGATGGAAGAATCCTTGTTCGGGGACTTGGAGCAGCGCAACCAAGTAATGGTCGGGAATCATCCAAGGAGTCAGTTTTATGGGGAGTTCTTGGGGCTGGCCAAGGCAATTTGGTTGCTTCATTTGCTTGCTTTCTCACTTGACCCTTCACCAAGCCAATTCGAAGCAAGTCGGGGAGCAGAGTTTCATCCACACTATATGGAAAGTGTCGGCAAGATATCTGGTGGGCGAGTACCTACAGGTCAGATTGTTGGATTCCCAGTTAGCCCTGGGTTCAAGCTAGGAAATGGTTCTGTTGTGAAGGCTAGGGTTTACCTGGTGGCTAGGACTTAA
- the LOC107906595 gene encoding neutral ceramidase 1 translates to MMELLASIHCYFWSPSRTICLWMSLVLLLQYSKTVVSKSDYLIGLGSYDITGPAADVNMMGYANAEQIASGIHLRLRARSFIVAEPQGKRVVFVNLDACMASQLVTIKVIERLKARYGELYTEQNVAISGIHTHAGPGGYLQYVVYLVTSLGFVRQSFDVLVDGIEKSIIQAHENLRPGSIFVNKGELLDASVNRSPSAYLNNPASERRKHKYDVDKEMTLLKFVDDQWGPVGSFNWFATHGTSMSRTNSLISGDNKGAAARFMEDWFEKNGIKSSDTNESGSDGLPRRVSNIIPNIHDDNNKLLELATSFRSSPGSPATQTMSVARRVRGALKQAEKPGFVSAFCQTNCGDVSPNVLGAFCTDTDLPCDFNHSTCGGKNELCYGRGPGYPDEFESTRIIGERQFRKAVDLFEKASEQLKGEVDYRHTYIDFSQLEVTLTKVGGGSEVVKTCPAAMGFAFAAGTTDGPGAFDFQQGDDQGNPFWRLVRDVLKTPDKKQVDCQHPKPILLDTGEMKQPYDWAPSVLPIQILRIGQFVILSVPGEFTTMSGRRLRNAVKTVLTRSGNGEFGSNTHVVIAGLTNTYSQYVATLEEYQVQRYEGASTLYGPHTLSAYIQEFQKLATALIKGQPVEAGMPPPDLLQKQISLLTPVIMDSTPAGKNFGDVSSDVPANSTFKRGSTVTVVFWSSCPRNDLLTEGTFALVEMLQGKDTWTPMYDDDDFCLRFKWSRPSKLSPQSKATIEWIIPSSSSPGVYRIRHFGASKGLMGSIRHFTGSSSAFVVA, encoded by the exons ATGATGGAGTTACTTGCTTCCATCCACTGTTACTTTTGGAGTCCTTCGAGAACTATTTGCTTATGGATGTCTCTGGTGCTTTTGCTCCAATATAGTAAAACAGTAGTCTCCAAATCCGATTATTTGATCGGACTTGGAAGCTACGACATTACTGGTCCTGCAGCCGACGTTAACATGATGGGATATGCTAACGCGGAACAAATTGCCTCGGGGATTCACTTGAGGCTGCGAGCTCGCTCATTCATTGTGGCTGAGCCACAGGGGAAAAGAGTTGTATTTGTTAACCTCGATGCTTGCATGGCTTCTCAATTAGTGACGATCAAAGTGATTGAGAGATTGAAAGCAag ATATGGGGAGTTATATACTGAACAGAATGTTGCTATCAGTGGTATTCATACCCATGCCGGTCCAGGAGGTTATCTCCAATATGTAGTGTATCTTGTAACATCTTTAGGATTTGTTCGTCAGTCATTTGATGTCCTGGTAGATGGCATCGAGAAAAGTATCATACAAGCTCATGAAAATCTTCGACCCGGATCTATTTTTGTGAACAAGG GAGAACTACTAGATGCTAGTGTAAACCGAAGTCCCAGTGCCTATCTCAATAACCCTGCATCCGAAAGGAGAAAACATAAATATGACGTTGATAAAGAAATGACCCTTTTAAAGTTCGTAGATGACCAGTGGGGTCCAGTGGGTAGTTTCAACTGGTTCGCAACTCACGGAACATCGATGAGTCGTACAAACTCACTGATCAGCGGGGATAACAAAGGTGCAGCAGCTAGATTTATGGAAGACTGGTTTGAGAAAAATGGCATTAAAAGTTCAGATACTAATGAATCGGGCTCTGACGGATTACCTCGAAGAGTCTCTAACATCATCCCCAACATCCATGATGATA ACAATAAGTTACTGGAGCTTGCTACATCCTTCCGCTCATCTCCTGGTAGCCCAGCAACACAAACTATGAGTGTTGCCAGACGCGTCAGAGGTGCTCTTAAACAAGCTGAAAAGCCCGGATTTGTATCTGCATTTTGCCAAACAAATTGTGGTGATGTTAGTCCCAATGTACTCGGAGCATTTTGCACCGACACCGATCTTCCTTGTGACTTCAATCATAGTACCTGCGGTGGAAAGAATGAGCTGTGCTATGGCCGAGGACCAGG CTATCCTGATGAGTTCGAAAGTACTCGTATTATCGGAGAGAGGCAATTCAGAAAAGCCGTGGACTTGTTTGAGAAAGCATCTGAACAGTTAAAAGGAGAGGTTGATTATCGTCACACTTACATAGACTTTTCCCAGCTTGAGGTAACACTTACTAAAGTGGGAGGAGGTTCTGAGGTAGTTAAAACTTGTCCCGCTGCAATGGGATTTGCATTTGCTGCGGGAACAACTGATGGACCTGGAGCTTTTGATTTTCAGCAAGGAGATGACCAG GGAAATCCTTTTTGGAGGCTTGTCCGCGACGTACTTAAAACTCCAGATAAGAAACAAGTTGATTGTCAGCATCCAAAGCCCATCTTGCTAGATACTGGTGAAATGAAGCAACCATATGATTGGGCG CCTTCAGTACTTCCAATCCAGATCCTTCGGATAGGGCAGTTTGTCATTCTCAGTGTACCAGGAG AATTTACAACAATGTCTGGGAGGCGTCTCCGGAATGCTGTGAAGACAGTGCTTACAAGGAGTGGTAATGGGGAATTTGGTAGTAACACTCATGTTGTTATAGCTGGCTTGACTAATACGTATTCGCAGTATGTTGCTACCTTAGAAGAGTACCAAGTGCAGAGATACGAG GGTGCCTCCACACTCTATGGTCCACACACACTCAGTGCCTACATTCAGGAGTTCCAGAAGCTTGCCACTGCTCTTATCAAAGGTCAACCTGTTGAAGCCGGGATGCCGCCTCCAGATCTTCTACAGAAGCAAATAAGCTTACTCACTCCAGTTATAATGGACTCAACCCCTGCTGGTAAAAACTTCGGGGATGTCAGCTCCGATGTTCCAGCTAACTCAACCTTCAAGAGAGGCAGCACCGTGACCGTTGTTTTCTGGTCATCTTGCCCCAGGAATGATCTCTTGACAGAAGGTACTTTCGCCCTTGTTGAGATGCTCCAAGGGAAGGATACATGGACCCCAATGTACGATGACGATGATTTCTGCCTTCGCTTTAAATGGTCAAGACCTTCAAAGCTAAGCCCCCAGAGTAAGGCAACAATCGAATGGATAATCCCATCGTCTTCCTCACCGGGAGTATACAGAATAAGACATTTCGGTGCTTCAAAAGGGCTTATGGGATCAATTCGGCATTTCACTGGTTCATCAAGTGCTTTTGTAGTGGCATGA
- the LOC107906594 gene encoding probable galacturonosyltransferase-like 3 has protein sequence MHPSKPLNLFFILTVMIRLCFADLPSFREAPAFRNGRECPQTTWSSLDKEIHNPSIIHIAMTLDTAYLRGSVAGVFSVLHHATCPENIVFHFVTTHRHGAKLTRAITSTFPYLNFHLYYFNTNLVKGKISSSIRRALDQPLNYARMYLADLLPAGVRRIIYFDSDLIVVDDVINLWSINLRSHVLGAPEYCHANFTNYFTSKFWSNPAFSASFKGRPRNPCYFNTGVMVIDLWKWREGKYTEKLENWMRIQKRYRIYELGSLPPFLLVFAGDVEGMEHRWNQHGLGGDNLEGLCRALHPGPVSLLHWSGKGKPWLRIDSKRPCPLDSLWAPYDLFRHPSLFSNS, from the coding sequence ATGCATCCGTCCAAACCACTcaatctcttttttattttaacgGTCATGATCCGTCTCTGCTTCGCCGATCTACCTTCTTTTCGGGAGGCACCGGCATTTCGAAACGGCAGAGAATGTCCACAAACAACATGGTCCTCCCTCGACAAAGAGATCCACAATCCCTCCATTATCCACATCGCTATGACATTAGACACTGCTTACCTCCGGGGCTCCGTCGCTGGAGTCTTCTCCGTTCTCCACCACGCCACTTGTCCGGAAAACATCGTGTTCCATTTTGTCACCACGCACCGACACGGAGCTAAACTCACGCGCGCCATTACCTCCACTTTCCCTTACCTCAACTTCCATCTCTACTACTTCAACACTAACCTCGTCAAAGGAAAGATCTCGTCTTCCATCCGACGCGCCTTGGATCAACCATTGAATTACGCGCGTATGTACCTAGCTGATCTGTTGCCAGCTGGGGTCCGGCGTATAATCTACTTTGACTCTGATCTTATCGTCGTTGATGACGTCATCAATCTATGGAGCATCAACTTGAGAAGCCACGTGTTGGGCGCTCCCGAGTACTGTCATGCCAACTTCACCAACTACTTCACTTCTAAATTCTGGTCCAACCCGGCTTTTTCGGCGTCGTTTAAAGGAAGACCAAGGAATCCGTGCTATTTCAACACTGGCGTTATGGTAATCGATTTATGGAAATGGAGAGAAGGTAAATACACGGAGAAATTAGAAAACTGGATGAGGATTCAGAAAAGGTATCGTATCTACGAGCTTGGTTCTTTGCCTCCATTTTTGTTAGTTTTCGCCGGAGATGTGGAGGGGATGGAGCACCGGTGGAACCAACATGGGCTCGGTGGTGACAACTTGGAAGGCTTATGCAGGGCTCTGCACCCCGGTCCGGTTAGCTTGTTGCATTGGAGCGGTAAAGGAAAGCCATGGCTGAGAATCGACTCTAAGAGACCCTGTCCGTTGGATTCCTTGTGGGCTCCTTACGATCTGTTCCGCCATCCGTCTTTGTTCTCCAATAGCTAA